GCCGGGACGGGGAGCGAGCACGGAAGGGAGCCGACTGGGCAATCGGTTCAACTCGCGGCTGCGTGAGGCGTTCGGCTCGTCGCCGTTCATCCTCACGAAGTTCGACAAGTTCATGAACTGGGTGCGGGGGTCCTCCATGTTCATGCTCCAGTTCGGCATCGCCTGCTGTAGCCTGGAGATGATGCACAGCTACTCGACGAAACACGACCTGGACCGCTTCGGCGCGGGCGTCCCGCGCGCCTCGCCGCGACAGGCCGACGTGATCATCGTGCCGGGGACGATCGTCTCGAAGTTCGCCCCCCGGATGAAGCGCGTCTACGACCAGATGCCCGAGCCGAAGTTCGTCGTCGGCATGGGCAACTGCACGGCCTCGGGCGGCCCGTTCCAGAAGGGGTACAACGTCGTGAAGGGCGCGGAGGAGGTCATCCCGGTCGACATCCAGA
This region of Halostella limicola genomic DNA includes:
- a CDS encoding NADH-quinone oxidoreductase subunit B, with amino-acid sequence MEKRSPGRGASTEGSRLGNRFNSRLREAFGSSPFILTKFDKFMNWVRGSSMFMLQFGIACCSLEMMHSYSTKHDLDRFGAGVPRASPRQADVIIVPGTIVSKFAPRMKRVYDQMPEPKFVVGMGNCTASGGPFQKGYNVVKGAEEVIPVDIQIPGCPPRPEALIYGVAKLQERVANGESAPVVVKPYELERFGDLDRGEVVDELSDRIDEETLVMEYNWVEGNTP